One genomic segment of Erythrobacter sp. THAF29 includes these proteins:
- a CDS encoding TIGR00341 family protein encodes MTETKAPSATPEQDAANEATQSSPRSTFGTVKFSLLRWWMRDVVGTVNQAEVIEKRREDCLLTARYMFMTAMSAGIAVLGLLLSSPAVVIGAMLLSPLMGPIMGLGFALAIGDYHWLKQSARSLAWGTAMAIGLTALLVFFSPIQTITPEIAARTQPNLFDLFVALFSALAGAYAMIRGREGTIVGVAIATALMPPLATVGFGLATWNWTVFSGSLMLYVTNLITIALTAWAMARLYGFKTEMSARNTLFQNFAVASVFILLAIPLALSLQQIAFQTNAQRVIRAEIEEAFVPDAEISRLEVEFRGEPIIASATVYTPVLNPDAEVEVERALANRLGEPVELTITQFQVGTSASAAEAAQLSAARASEEAAAIARADDLAQRLALVAGVSEDDVVIDRTRRRAVVRAERLEGATLAAYKALEERIAATEPDWTIELLPPAAALPDVVTFGEDGPTLEGTQALSVIEWAASRTDIPIVLTGNRVEVENAAEILRERGAEIGVQVTSGPVRAQWGRPEGS; translated from the coding sequence GTGACCGAGACCAAAGCACCCAGTGCCACACCCGAACAGGACGCGGCGAACGAAGCGACCCAGTCCTCGCCTCGCTCGACTTTCGGGACGGTCAAGTTCAGCCTGCTGCGCTGGTGGATGCGTGACGTCGTCGGCACGGTGAACCAGGCCGAGGTGATCGAGAAGCGGCGCGAGGACTGCCTGCTCACGGCCCGCTATATGTTCATGACGGCGATGAGCGCGGGTATCGCGGTGCTGGGCCTGCTTCTCTCTTCACCGGCTGTGGTGATCGGCGCGATGCTCCTCTCGCCGCTGATGGGCCCGATCATGGGTCTGGGCTTTGCTCTCGCAATCGGCGACTATCACTGGCTCAAGCAATCGGCGCGAAGCCTTGCCTGGGGAACCGCCATGGCGATCGGCCTCACCGCGCTCCTGGTGTTCTTTTCGCCGATCCAGACGATCACGCCCGAAATCGCCGCGCGCACGCAGCCCAACCTGTTCGACCTGTTCGTCGCGCTGTTTTCCGCGCTCGCGGGCGCCTACGCCATGATCCGCGGGCGCGAGGGGACGATCGTGGGCGTTGCCATTGCGACCGCCCTGATGCCGCCGCTTGCAACCGTCGGTTTTGGCCTCGCGACGTGGAACTGGACCGTCTTTTCCGGCTCGCTGATGCTTTACGTGACCAACCTTATCACGATTGCGCTCACGGCATGGGCGATGGCGCGGCTTTACGGCTTCAAGACCGAAATGAGCGCGCGCAACACGCTGTTCCAGAATTTTGCAGTGGCGAGCGTGTTCATCCTTCTCGCAATCCCGCTTGCCCTTTCGCTCCAGCAGATCGCGTTCCAGACCAATGCCCAGCGCGTGATCCGCGCCGAGATCGAGGAAGCATTCGTGCCGGACGCGGAGATTTCCCGGCTGGAAGTCGAGTTTCGCGGCGAACCGATCATCGCCAGCGCGACCGTCTATACCCCCGTCCTCAATCCCGATGCCGAAGTCGAGGTCGAACGTGCCCTTGCAAACCGCCTTGGCGAGCCGGTTGAACTGACCATCACCCAGTTCCAGGTCGGCACCAGCGCGAGCGCGGCGGAAGCGGCGCAGCTCTCCGCCGCCCGTGCAAGCGAGGAAGCGGCGGCGATTGCCCGCGCGGATGACCTTGCCCAGCGGCTCGCGCTGGTTGCGGGCGTTTCCGAAGACGACGTGGTCATCGACCGGACCCGTCGCCGCGCGGTGGTGCGGGCCGAGCGGCTGGAGGGCGCAACGCTCGCCGCCTACAAGGCGTTGGAGGAACGAATTGCCGCCACAGAGCCGGATTGGACGATTGAGCTATTGCCCCCAGCCGCAGCGTTGCCGGATGTCGTCACTTTCGGTGAAGATGGGCCGACGCTGGAGGGGACGCAGGCGCTTTCGGTGATCGAATGGGCAGCCAGCCGCACGGACATTCCGATCGTGCTCACAGGAAACCGTGTGGAGGTGGAGAACGCCGCCGAAATCCTGCGCGAACGCGGGGCGGAGATTGGCGTGCAAGTGACGTCCGGCCCAGTGCGCGCGCAGTGGGGAAGGCCGGAGGGGAGTTAA
- a CDS encoding sodium:alanine symporter family protein, whose amino-acid sequence MAAAPTGAEAWIAPITNVSDFIWVGTWNGVEVLPFPPMTIILLGIGLYIMVGLKFYPLRKLGSAFKGLFAGRKSSGEGEISPFAALSTALSGQVGTGNLAGVATAIALGGPGAIFWMWITALFGMALAFAEGSLAIRYRETTSDGVKRGGPMTYIMMGLGKKWTWLAVVFCLGTLFSALVTGNSIQANAVADGLNELFGIEEAIGGAIVAILVFIVIIGGIKSIGSVAEKIIPFMAGAYVIMAVTALILNFGDLPETFALIFEGAFSGTAATGGFVGAAMIIAIRAGVARGLFSNEAGQGSTAIAHAVAQTNDPEQQGRMAMLGTFIDTIVICTMTALVILTVRGDFTAGGEAVVHAWQSDRVGFEMTSGAFAAAFPVELAGVAIGTLVASIALILFVFTTLLTWSYYGERAITFLYDRIPGSSRKGEKRLHIGWRIIWCLVIFLSAALPSEVVWRMGDISNAAMALPNLVALALLSGVVFKLAQGIKDAGPDHKVETPEEPEEY is encoded by the coding sequence ATGGCTGCAGCACCTACCGGCGCGGAAGCATGGATCGCGCCGATCACCAATGTATCGGACTTCATCTGGGTCGGCACGTGGAACGGGGTGGAAGTTCTTCCCTTCCCGCCGATGACGATTATTCTGCTCGGGATCGGCCTGTACATCATGGTCGGTCTCAAGTTTTATCCGCTGCGAAAGCTTGGCAGCGCGTTCAAGGGCCTGTTCGCCGGCCGCAAAAGCTCAGGGGAAGGCGAGATTTCGCCTTTCGCCGCGCTCTCGACCGCGCTTTCCGGACAGGTCGGCACAGGTAACCTTGCAGGTGTGGCGACCGCAATCGCACTTGGCGGCCCCGGCGCGATCTTCTGGATGTGGATCACGGCATTGTTCGGTATGGCGCTGGCTTTTGCAGAGGGCTCGCTCGCGATCCGTTACCGGGAAACGACCAGCGACGGGGTGAAGCGCGGCGGCCCGATGACCTACATCATGATGGGTCTCGGCAAGAAATGGACCTGGCTCGCGGTGGTCTTCTGCCTCGGGACGCTGTTTTCCGCTCTCGTCACCGGTAACTCGATCCAGGCAAATGCGGTCGCGGACGGCCTCAATGAACTGTTTGGTATCGAGGAGGCCATCGGCGGCGCAATTGTCGCGATCCTAGTGTTCATCGTCATCATCGGCGGGATCAAATCGATCGGCAGCGTTGCCGAGAAGATTATCCCGTTCATGGCGGGTGCCTATGTCATCATGGCGGTGACCGCGCTAATCCTGAATTTCGGCGACCTGCCGGAGACGTTTGCTCTGATCTTCGAAGGCGCGTTCAGCGGCACGGCCGCCACCGGCGGTTTCGTCGGTGCGGCGATGATCATTGCAATCCGCGCGGGCGTTGCGCGCGGCCTTTTCTCGAACGAAGCGGGCCAGGGCTCGACCGCGATCGCGCACGCTGTTGCGCAGACCAACGATCCTGAACAGCAAGGCCGGATGGCGATGCTTGGTACGTTCATCGACACGATCGTAATCTGCACCATGACAGCGCTCGTGATCCTTACCGTGCGCGGCGACTTTACCGCTGGCGGCGAAGCGGTGGTTCACGCATGGCAATCGGACCGGGTCGGATTCGAAATGACCAGCGGCGCGTTCGCAGCCGCGTTCCCCGTCGAGTTAGCAGGTGTCGCAATCGGCACGTTAGTCGCTTCGATCGCGCTGATCCTTTTCGTATTCACCACGCTGCTCACGTGGAGCTATTACGGCGAACGGGCGATCACCTTCCTCTACGACCGGATCCCAGGATCGAGCCGCAAGGGCGAGAAGCGGCTGCACATAGGCTGGCGCATCATCTGGTGCCTGGTGATCTTTCTTTCGGCTGCGCTTCCTTCGGAAGTGGTCTGGCGGATGGGCGACATCTCCAATGCCGCGATGGCCCTGCCGAACCTCGTCGCGCTTGCGCTGCTTTCTGGCGTGGTATTCAAGCTCGCGCAGGGCATCAAGGACGCAGGCCCTGACCACAAGGTCGAGACGCCGGAAGAGCCCGAGGAATACTGA
- a CDS encoding fatty acyl-AMP ligase, translating to MTDAALTPTPNDCDLPRKRAEFATFNEAIDYAAKSKKGLNFHDMRGTLERVYPFSEMREDALVMARRLVAAGIKPQDRVALIAETGPEFAALFCACVYAGAWPVPLPLPTTFGGKDNYIDQLSVQLQSSDPAILIYPPEIAEMAQAAADRQGCASESWEDFAKRDAPECELYKASPDDICYLQYSSGSTRFPTGVAVTHRALLHNLYGHSTTMNLGENDRVVSWLPWYHDMGLVGCFLSLIANQVSADYLKPDAFARRPLAWLDMISRNPGNTLSYSPTFGYDICARRISSQSHVADRFDLSRWRIAGNGADMIRPDVMQNFVNAFADAGFKASSFCPSYGLAEAVLAVTVMPPGEGIRVELVEEERLSGTPRDISRPARYRAIVNCGKPLPDMEVEIRGEDGHARGDHQIGKVWCRGPSVMHSYFRNEQATRECLVDGWLDTGDMGYLADGYLFIVGRAKDMIIINGKNHWPQDIEWAVEQLPGFNHGDIAAFALETDNGEEAPAVLVHCRVSDPVERVKLREQIADKVRSVTGMSCVVELVPPRTLPRTSSGKLSRAKAKKLYLSGEIVPLEIAA from the coding sequence ATGACCGACGCCGCATTGACGCCGACGCCGAATGACTGCGATCTACCGCGGAAGCGCGCAGAATTCGCGACCTTCAACGAGGCCATCGATTACGCCGCAAAGAGCAAAAAAGGCCTCAATTTTCACGATATGCGCGGGACGCTGGAGCGGGTTTATCCGTTTTCCGAGATGCGCGAGGACGCGCTCGTCATGGCGCGCAGGCTGGTCGCTGCGGGGATCAAGCCGCAGGACCGCGTCGCGCTGATCGCGGAAACCGGGCCTGAATTCGCTGCCCTGTTCTGCGCCTGCGTCTATGCCGGCGCCTGGCCCGTCCCGCTGCCGCTGCCCACCACTTTCGGCGGCAAGGACAACTATATCGACCAGCTTTCCGTCCAGCTTCAAAGCTCCGATCCGGCGATCCTGATCTACCCGCCCGAAATTGCCGAAATGGCGCAGGCCGCGGCCGATCGGCAGGGCTGCGCGAGCGAAAGCTGGGAAGATTTCGCCAAGCGCGATGCGCCCGAATGCGAGCTTTACAAGGCTTCGCCCGACGACATCTGCTACCTGCAATATTCGAGCGGTTCGACACGCTTCCCGACCGGTGTGGCGGTCACGCACCGCGCCTTGCTCCACAATCTCTATGGTCACTCGACGACCATGAACCTGGGCGAGAACGATCGCGTGGTGAGCTGGCTGCCGTGGTATCACGACATGGGCCTTGTCGGCTGCTTCCTGTCACTGATCGCGAACCAGGTTTCCGCCGATTACCTGAAGCCCGATGCGTTCGCCCGGCGCCCGCTCGCCTGGCTCGACATGATCAGCCGCAATCCGGGCAATACACTCTCCTATTCTCCGACCTTTGGATACGATATCTGTGCGCGGCGGATTTCGAGCCAGAGCCACGTTGCCGACAGGTTTGACCTGTCCCGCTGGCGGATCGCGGGCAATGGCGCGGACATGATCCGCCCCGATGTCATGCAGAATTTCGTCAATGCCTTTGCCGATGCCGGATTCAAGGCGAGCAGCTTCTGCCCGTCCTACGGACTGGCCGAAGCGGTGCTTGCCGTCACCGTCATGCCGCCGGGCGAAGGCATCCGGGTGGAACTGGTCGAAGAGGAGCGCCTTTCGGGTACGCCGCGCGACATTTCGCGCCCGGCGCGCTACCGCGCGATCGTCAATTGCGGCAAGCCGCTCCCCGATATGGAAGTCGAGATCCGCGGGGAAGACGGCCATGCGCGCGGCGATCACCAGATCGGCAAGGTCTGGTGCCGCGGGCCCAGCGTCATGCATTCCTATTTCCGCAACGAACAAGCGACACGCGAATGCCTCGTCGATGGCTGGCTCGACACCGGTGACATGGGCTACCTTGCCGATGGCTACCTGTTCATCGTCGGCCGCGCGAAGGACATGATTATCATCAACGGCAAGAACCACTGGCCGCAGGACATCGAGTGGGCGGTGGAGCAGCTGCCGGGCTTCAACCATGGCGATATCGCCGCCTTCGCGCTCGAGACCGACAATGGCGAGGAAGCGCCCGCAGTGCTGGTCCATTGCCGCGTTTCCGATCCGGTCGAGCGGGTCAAGCTGCGCGAGCAGATCGCCGACAAGGTCCGTTCGGTTACCGGCATGAGCTGCGTGGTCGAACTGGTCCCGCCGCGCACACTGCCGCGCACCAGCTCGGGCAAGCTGTCGCGCGCCAAGGCGAAGAAGCTGTACCTGTCGGGCGAAATCGTGCCGCTGGAGATCGCGGCTTAG
- a CDS encoding NADH:ubiquinone oxidoreductase subunit NDUFA12 yields the protein MGIFGKIFTWWDGATLGTHWWATRVGGEHVGTDAQGNKYYRKKVKGDGKSTGSYTQGEKRWVIYNGENDSSRIPPEWHGWLHGAFDDVPESHLPPPKVWEAEYTPNATGTPRAYRPQGALERGGRRAAADGDYEAWSPEG from the coding sequence ATGGGAATCTTCGGAAAAATCTTCACCTGGTGGGACGGCGCGACGCTCGGTACGCATTGGTGGGCCACACGCGTCGGCGGCGAACATGTCGGCACCGATGCGCAGGGCAACAAGTACTACCGCAAGAAGGTGAAAGGCGACGGTAAGTCGACCGGCTCCTACACCCAGGGCGAGAAACGCTGGGTCATCTACAACGGGGAAAACGATTCGAGCCGGATCCCGCCCGAGTGGCACGGCTGGCTGCACGGCGCGTTCGACGATGTGCCCGAAAGCCATCTTCCGCCTCCCAAGGTCTGGGAAGCCGAATACACACCCAACGCCACAGGGACGCCTCGGGCTTATCGCCCGCAAGGTGCACTCGAACGCGGGGGCAGGCGCGCCGCCGCTGATGGCGACTACGAGGCCTGGTCCCCGGAAGGGTAG
- the nusG gene encoding transcription termination/antitermination protein NusG — protein MARWYIIHAYSGFENKVKESILAEAERLGLSEGVEEVEVPTETVTEVKRGKKVQVERKFMPGYVLAKLNMTDDVYHLVKNTPKVTGFLGSGNKPQPISEKEAARYFGGVEEAKAAPKKDINVDYEIGDQVKVLDGPFASFNGVVEELDFDKAKVKVSVSIFGRATPVELDFEQVELVK, from the coding sequence ATGGCTCGCTGGTACATCATCCACGCTTATTCCGGTTTTGAGAACAAGGTCAAAGAATCGATCCTAGCCGAAGCCGAGCGGCTCGGCCTGTCGGAAGGCGTCGAGGAAGTCGAGGTTCCGACCGAAACCGTCACCGAGGTGAAGCGCGGCAAGAAGGTCCAGGTCGAACGCAAGTTCATGCCAGGCTATGTCCTCGCCAAGCTCAACATGACCGACGACGTCTATCACCTCGTGAAGAACACCCCGAAGGTGACGGGCTTTCTGGGCAGCGGCAACAAGCCGCAGCCGATCAGCGAAAAAGAGGCCGCGCGCTATTTCGGCGGCGTGGAAGAAGCCAAGGCCGCGCCCAAGAAAGACATCAACGTCGATTACGAGATCGGCGACCAGGTCAAGGTGCTCGACGGCCCCTTCGCCAGCTTCAATGGCGTGGTCGAGGAGCTCGATTTCGACAAGGCGAAAGTCAAGGTGTCGGTCTCGATCTTCGGCCGGGCTACCCCGGTCGAGCTCGATTTCGAACAGGTCGAACTGGTCAAGTAG
- a CDS encoding DUF192 domain-containing protein, with product MAISDVLPARFFIRAIPAAIMVASCSPTGAVEDSPVAPAVQNEPDRHPISGLRIIEVTIDTGHKRIAFKTEYADTREAQTRGLMFRTELADDEAMIFPSEVPQTRSFWMRNTPISLDIIFIGTDGRITNIAEKTEPYSLDSLPSAGLASAVFEIRGGLSEELGIEPGNAVEYQLPE from the coding sequence ATGGCAATTTCTGATGTCTTGCCGGCAAGGTTCTTCATACGGGCAATCCCGGCTGCGATCATGGTTGCGTCATGCTCGCCGACAGGTGCCGTGGAAGACTCCCCCGTCGCCCCCGCCGTCCAGAACGAGCCAGATCGCCACCCCATATCCGGCCTCCGGATCATCGAGGTGACCATTGATACCGGCCACAAGCGTATCGCGTTCAAGACCGAATATGCCGATACCCGCGAAGCGCAGACGCGCGGCCTGATGTTCCGCACCGAACTCGCCGATGACGAGGCGATGATCTTCCCCTCCGAAGTGCCGCAGACCCGCAGCTTCTGGATGCGCAACACGCCGATTTCGCTCGACATCATCTTTATCGGCACGGACGGGCGCATCACCAACATCGCCGAGAAGACCGAGCCTTATTCGCTCGATTCGCTGCCATCCGCGGGGCTTGCGAGCGCCGTGTTCGAGATTCGCGGCGGGCTTTCCGAAGAACTCGGTATCGAGCCGGGCAACGCCGTAGAGTACCAATTGCCCGAGTGA
- a CDS encoding polyhydroxyalkanoic acid system family protein has protein sequence MRVTLKHDLGKEEVRRRMRERAHEIAGYFPAGMATVDTDWPSEDVMALTVTAVGQKIDGAVEVEEDHVVIEMNLPAMLGFLRGTLEHAVRNHGAKLLE, from the coding sequence ATGCGTGTCACCCTGAAACACGATCTTGGTAAGGAGGAAGTGCGGCGGCGCATGCGCGAGCGCGCGCATGAAATCGCAGGCTATTTCCCCGCCGGAATGGCAACGGTCGATACCGATTGGCCTAGTGAAGACGTCATGGCTCTGACGGTGACGGCAGTGGGGCAGAAGATCGACGGAGCGGTCGAGGTCGAAGAAGACCATGTCGTGATCGAGATGAACCTGCCCGCTATGCTGGGCTTCCTGCGCGGCACGCTCGAACACGCAGTGCGCAATCACGGGGCCAAGCTGCTCGAGTGA
- a CDS encoding DUF2155 domain-containing protein, translated as MAARRLSLVLLPALALAACGGEADEPETVRASLDGPEEAEPASTAAPDAETREAIEGATPMEDRVATIGLLNKRNNLSQDFELSPGESVEEGPVIITLAACERTAPWEMPQETGAFVQVDILERGQTDHTRVFSGWLFKESPSLNVVEHPIYDVWVKDCAMSFPGDE; from the coding sequence ATGGCCGCGCGGCGTCTCTCTCTCGTACTCCTGCCGGCACTGGCGCTTGCTGCCTGCGGCGGTGAGGCAGACGAGCCGGAGACGGTGAGGGCCTCGCTCGACGGGCCGGAAGAGGCGGAACCGGCAAGCACTGCCGCTCCCGATGCCGAAACGAGGGAAGCGATCGAGGGTGCGACCCCGATGGAAGATCGGGTTGCGACGATCGGCCTGCTGAACAAGCGCAACAATCTGAGCCAGGATTTCGAACTGAGCCCCGGCGAAAGCGTCGAGGAAGGCCCGGTCATAATCACGCTCGCCGCCTGCGAGCGTACTGCTCCGTGGGAGATGCCGCAGGAGACAGGAGCCTTCGTGCAGGTCGATATCCTGGAGCGCGGGCAAACCGATCACACGCGCGTGTTTTCGGGCTGGCTGTTCAAGGAATCGCCCAGCCTCAACGTCGTCGAGCATCCGATCTACGACGTCTGGGTCAAGGATTGTGCGATGAGTTTTCCGGGCGACGAGTGA
- the secE gene encoding preprotein translocase subunit SecE has protein sequence MAEEKKRKTSPAEFVNQVRTETSKVVWPTREETVRTSIFVFIFMVILSLFFFGIDSLFNAVVKFLLTLA, from the coding sequence ATGGCCGAAGAGAAAAAGCGCAAGACATCGCCCGCCGAATTCGTGAACCAGGTTCGCACCGAAACCAGCAAGGTGGTGTGGCCGACCCGCGAAGAGACGGTGCGCACGTCGATCTTCGTGTTTATCTTCATGGTGATCCTGTCGCTGTTCTTCTTCGGGATCGACAGCCTGTTCAACGCGGTCGTCAAGTTCCTGCTCACGCTCGCCTGA
- the aat gene encoding leucyl/phenylalanyl-tRNA--protein transferase, whose protein sequence is MHSPFRSLIPVDTLLLAYRSGIFPMADSRDDEEVFWVEPRDRAVIPLDGFRVSKSLRKVLRCDRYQVTIDEAFGEVIRACAEPRPGHPETWISDRIVGSYEQLHRAGHAHSIECWQTGEDGIRRLVGGLYGVAFDQVFCGESMFSRADNASKVALCWLVALMRRAGYRLLDCQFMTDHLASLGAVEMTQKDYMALLETARGKSLTSLASAHEAILRDAERDHSSPGKLIAQSLTQTS, encoded by the coding sequence ATGCATTCGCCTTTCAGGTCACTTATCCCGGTCGATACACTACTGCTCGCCTATCGCAGCGGCATCTTCCCGATGGCCGACAGCCGCGATGACGAAGAAGTGTTTTGGGTCGAACCGCGCGACAGGGCGGTGATCCCGCTCGACGGGTTTCGCGTATCCAAAAGCCTGCGCAAGGTACTGCGGTGCGACCGCTATCAGGTCACAATCGACGAGGCGTTCGGCGAGGTCATCCGTGCCTGTGCCGAGCCGCGACCGGGCCATCCCGAAACCTGGATCAGCGACCGGATCGTTGGCAGCTACGAGCAACTGCACCGTGCGGGTCACGCCCATTCCATCGAATGCTGGCAAACGGGCGAGGACGGCATACGGCGTCTGGTGGGCGGGCTCTATGGGGTGGCGTTCGACCAGGTATTCTGTGGCGAAAGCATGTTCAGCCGCGCCGACAATGCCAGCAAGGTTGCGCTTTGCTGGCTGGTCGCGCTTATGCGTCGGGCGGGTTACAGGCTGCTCGATTGTCAGTTTATGACCGACCATCTCGCCTCGCTGGGCGCAGTCGAGATGACGCAGAAAGACTACATGGCGCTGCTCGAAACGGCGCGCGGTAAGTCTTTGACAAGCCTAGCCTCAGCCCATGAAGCCATCCTGCGCGATGCCGAGCGCGATCACTCGTCGCCCGGAAAACTCATCGCACAATCCTTGACCCAGACGTCGTAG
- a CDS encoding toxic anion resistance protein, giving the protein MSTETPEATGPETKIATATKTATDFELTPPDPVPVVAPEKAAGLVPVSDEQKSKLDTKVDAFVADLVSEDANSPAFGEKVDQITRMGQEQIRAAAAHSNRFLDRPVRAMDADSSVGNDLAELRRTVEDLDPGKKGKLTTRKLFGIIPFGNRLKNYFDSYTSAQGHIQAILERLEGGKKELHLDNAAIDTERQKLWEAMGELEQMIHIAKTLDERLEAKALELDSSDPEKAKALRESALFYVRQRTQDLLTQMAVSVQGYLALDLVKKNNVELVKGVDRASTTTVGALRTAVTVAQAMTNQKLVLQQITSLNQTTSDIIDSTSTLLREQTGQIHEQAASSTIPLETLQRAFQNIYDTMDEVDEFKIRALDSMKQTVNVLSDEVEKSKGYIARAEGQAQAQAKVASEPTLLALDN; this is encoded by the coding sequence ATGAGCACCGAAACACCAGAGGCGACCGGACCGGAAACCAAGATCGCCACCGCGACCAAGACCGCGACCGACTTTGAGTTGACTCCGCCCGATCCGGTGCCCGTCGTCGCGCCCGAAAAGGCGGCAGGACTGGTTCCGGTTTCCGACGAGCAAAAATCGAAGCTCGACACAAAGGTCGATGCGTTCGTCGCCGATCTCGTTTCCGAAGACGCCAATTCGCCAGCGTTCGGCGAGAAGGTCGACCAGATCACCCGCATGGGGCAGGAACAGATCCGCGCCGCAGCGGCGCATTCCAACCGGTTCCTCGACCGTCCTGTACGCGCGATGGACGCCGACAGCAGCGTAGGGAACGACCTCGCCGAATTGCGCCGCACGGTCGAAGATCTCGATCCCGGCAAAAAGGGCAAGCTGACGACGCGCAAGCTCTTTGGCATCATCCCTTTCGGCAACCGGCTCAAGAATTACTTCGACAGCTATACGAGCGCGCAGGGGCACATCCAGGCGATCCTCGAGCGGCTCGAAGGCGGCAAGAAGGAACTTCACCTGGATAACGCCGCAATCGATACCGAGCGGCAGAAGCTTTGGGAGGCGATGGGCGAACTGGAACAGATGATCCACATCGCCAAGACGCTCGATGAGCGGCTGGAGGCGAAAGCGCTCGAACTCGACAGCTCGGACCCCGAAAAGGCAAAGGCACTGCGCGAAAGCGCGCTTTTCTATGTCCGCCAGCGCACGCAGGACCTTCTGACCCAGATGGCGGTGAGCGTGCAGGGCTATCTCGCGCTCGATCTCGTCAAGAAGAACAATGTCGAACTTGTGAAGGGCGTGGACCGGGCGAGCACCACCACCGTGGGCGCGCTGCGCACCGCCGTTACCGTCGCTCAGGCGATGACCAACCAGAAGCTGGTGTTGCAGCAGATCACCTCGCTTAACCAGACGACCAGCGACATCATCGATTCCACCAGCACGCTGCTGCGCGAGCAGACCGGCCAGATCCACGAACAGGCCGCGTCCTCTACCATACCGCTCGAAACCCTCCAGCGCGCCTTCCAGAACATCTACGACACGATGGACGAGGTTGACGAGTTCAAGATACGCGCGCTCGACAGCATGAAGCAGACCGTGAATGTGCTCTCCGACGAGGTCGAGAAGTCGAAAGGCTATATCGCCCGCGCCGAAGGACAGGCCCAGGCGCAGGCCAAAGTCGCCTCCGAACCCACATTGCTGGCGCTCGATAACTGA
- a CDS encoding regulatory protein RecX, which produces MNRISSPGGNDQVGSQSGAKRRSRGRKKANPLDETTLRDLALSYAARFATTGAKLESYLARKIRERGVAEDEDGRTRDLDVPALVARLIELGYVNDDAYARMKSRDLTARGYGARRVDQALYAAGVDEHVREDHKPGEAESRAAATLLARKRRFGPFGERQPAGDAPESRKRREKQVAAMLRAGHLYDHVRFILDASSIGMIEEWVDEAREEDGDHGNF; this is translated from the coding sequence TTGAACAGGATTTCGTCACCCGGTGGTAATGATCAGGTCGGCTCGCAAAGCGGGGCGAAAAGACGCTCGCGCGGGCGGAAAAAGGCGAATCCGCTCGATGAAACGACGCTTCGCGACCTTGCCCTGTCCTATGCTGCACGATTTGCAACAACAGGGGCAAAACTCGAATCCTATCTTGCAAGGAAGATAAGAGAGCGCGGGGTTGCCGAGGACGAAGATGGTCGGACCCGCGACCTCGATGTGCCCGCTTTGGTCGCTCGCCTGATCGAACTCGGATACGTCAATGACGATGCCTATGCGCGGATGAAATCGCGTGATCTCACCGCGCGCGGCTATGGCGCCCGGCGGGTCGACCAGGCGCTTTATGCAGCGGGGGTCGATGAGCATGTTCGCGAGGACCACAAGCCCGGTGAGGCGGAAAGCAGGGCAGCAGCCACACTGCTCGCCAGGAAACGCCGGTTCGGTCCTTTCGGAGAGAGGCAACCGGCGGGAGACGCTCCGGAGTCGAGAAAGCGGCGCGAGAAGCAGGTTGCAGCCATGCTCCGTGCAGGGCATCTTTACGACCATGTCCGGTTCATCCTTGATGCATCCTCGATTGGGATGATCGAGGAATGGGTCGATGAAGCGCGGGAGGAAGACGGTGACCATGGCAATTTCTGA